Proteins from one Cicer arietinum cultivar CDC Frontier isolate Library 1 chromosome 3, Cicar.CDCFrontier_v2.0, whole genome shotgun sequence genomic window:
- the LOC101510572 gene encoding short-chain dehydrogenase reductase 3b-like isoform X1 produces MVFQELVFKGFGESSSSKQGTMMKQRLEGKVALITGAASGIGEETVKLFVENGAIVVAVDVQDELGSQVASSIGLDKVTYHHCDVRDEKQVEETVNLALKKHGRIDILFSNAGIIGSLSSILELDLNDFEKTMATNVVGAAATIKHAARAMVAKNIRGSIICTTSVSAIIGGTGPNGYTTSKHALLGLVKSACSELGGYGIRVNSISPFGVATPLSCTAFNLEPHEVEDTSSSYANLKGIVLKAKHIAEAALFLASDQSVYISGHNLVVDGGFSVVHNTSTTKPNI; encoded by the exons GTTTTGGGGAAAGCTCATCAAGCAAACAAGGAACAATGATGAAGCAAAG GTTGGAGGGTAAGGTGGCGCTAATAACCGGAGCAGCGAGTGGAATTGGTGAAGAGACAGTGAAATTGTTCGTTGAAAATGGAGCAATTGTTGTTGCAGTAGATGTTCAAGATGAACTTGGTTCTCAAGTTGCATCTTCAATAGGCTTAGATAAAGTAACATATCATCATTGTGATGTAAGAGATGAAAAACAGGTTGAAGAAACGGTTAATTTGGCTTTGAAAAAACACGGTCGCATCGATATATTGTTCAGCAATGCAGGAATAATAGGGTCTTTATCTAGCATACTTGAACTTGATCTaaatgattttgagaaaacCATGGCTACAAATGTTGTTGGTGCAGCCGCAACAATTAAGCACGCCGCACGTGCCATGGTTGCGAAAAACATCCGTGGATCGATCATATGCACTACTAGTGTTTCAGCTATAATTGGTGGAACAGGTCCTAATGGTTATACTACATCAAAACATGCTCTTTTAGGACTTGTCAAATCAGCATGTAGTGAACTTGGTGGTTATGGAATTAGAGTTAATAGTATTTCACCTTTTGGAGTTGCTACACCACTTTCATGTACAGCTTTCAATCTTGAACCACATGAAGTTGAAGATACTAGTTCTTCTTATGCTAATTTGAAAGGTATTGTTTTGAAGGCTAAGCATATTGCAGAAGCTGCTTTGTTTCTTGCTTCTGATCAATCTGTTTATATCAGTGGTCATAATTTGGTTGTTGATGGTGGATTCTCTGTGGTTCATAATACTTCCACTACCAAACCAAATATATAG
- the LOC101510572 gene encoding short-chain dehydrogenase reductase 3b-like isoform X2, protein MMKQRLEGKVALITGAASGIGEETVKLFVENGAIVVAVDVQDELGSQVASSIGLDKVTYHHCDVRDEKQVEETVNLALKKHGRIDILFSNAGIIGSLSSILELDLNDFEKTMATNVVGAAATIKHAARAMVAKNIRGSIICTTSVSAIIGGTGPNGYTTSKHALLGLVKSACSELGGYGIRVNSISPFGVATPLSCTAFNLEPHEVEDTSSSYANLKGIVLKAKHIAEAALFLASDQSVYISGHNLVVDGGFSVVHNTSTTKPNI, encoded by the exons ATGATGAAGCAAAG GTTGGAGGGTAAGGTGGCGCTAATAACCGGAGCAGCGAGTGGAATTGGTGAAGAGACAGTGAAATTGTTCGTTGAAAATGGAGCAATTGTTGTTGCAGTAGATGTTCAAGATGAACTTGGTTCTCAAGTTGCATCTTCAATAGGCTTAGATAAAGTAACATATCATCATTGTGATGTAAGAGATGAAAAACAGGTTGAAGAAACGGTTAATTTGGCTTTGAAAAAACACGGTCGCATCGATATATTGTTCAGCAATGCAGGAATAATAGGGTCTTTATCTAGCATACTTGAACTTGATCTaaatgattttgagaaaacCATGGCTACAAATGTTGTTGGTGCAGCCGCAACAATTAAGCACGCCGCACGTGCCATGGTTGCGAAAAACATCCGTGGATCGATCATATGCACTACTAGTGTTTCAGCTATAATTGGTGGAACAGGTCCTAATGGTTATACTACATCAAAACATGCTCTTTTAGGACTTGTCAAATCAGCATGTAGTGAACTTGGTGGTTATGGAATTAGAGTTAATAGTATTTCACCTTTTGGAGTTGCTACACCACTTTCATGTACAGCTTTCAATCTTGAACCACATGAAGTTGAAGATACTAGTTCTTCTTATGCTAATTTGAAAGGTATTGTTTTGAAGGCTAAGCATATTGCAGAAGCTGCTTTGTTTCTTGCTTCTGATCAATCTGTTTATATCAGTGGTCATAATTTGGTTGTTGATGGTGGATTCTCTGTGGTTCATAATACTTCCACTACCAAACCAAATATATAG